The following DNA comes from Sorex araneus isolate mSorAra2 chromosome 5, mSorAra2.pri, whole genome shotgun sequence.
ACCCTGAGTCccaccccagtaccacatggcaccctgagcactgctgggggagaaCATTCCAGCAAAGCCAGGGGCTTGGATGAGAAGGGCTCAGGCCATGCCAAGACCCCAGGACAACCTAGGCAGTGACAGAAGGGGTAGGTGGTCGGAGAGAACTTTCTAGAGCTGTGAAGGACCTTACCAGGCCCTTTCTTCCAGGAAATGAGCTTCCTGCTGCAGATACATGTATTTTTCTTGCTTCATTACAACTCAGAGCTGGGGCCACAGGCCCCTTTTTTgctctgggggcagagggggattGAGCATAGGCACCCTCAAACCTCCAGAGGGTCAGCAgaacctgcctccctccccgctcCTAAGCCCAGTGCTCCTGCTCAGGATCGCTGGCATCTGACAACCTGTCCCTGCTCTGACCAACCCTGACCGCCCCGCCCGAGTCTCCCGAGGGAGcagaacccttgagcatctccagccTCCTGTGGAGGACTGGGAGGAGCCAGGGGCCAGCgagcagggaggcaggcaggtgCCGGGACGAGAAGCCCTCTCCTGTCCAGGCCTGGAGAACAGCAAGCACGTAAGCCTGCTCAAAGCAGTGCTGAGGAtgggctcccccaggccccgcctgGCTTTCTGCAGCCCAGAAGTCCGTGGCTGTGTCAGAGGCCCCTCATCCTGCTCAGCTGGATGGGAAGTTCAGGTCTGCGCCAGGATGCAGCCAGCCAGGGCTCAAGGCCAGGGCTGCTCCCGGGGGAGAGGGGGTCCTGGCAGGCTGGCCACGCTGCTGGCCGCGGTATCTGGGAAAGAGGGGAGTTCAGGTCTGCATGTTCCTGCCAGCGCTGTCAGGACGCCCAGCCCAGCCTGAGTGCTCTCACCCAGCGGGGCACACAGTTCCCACAGGACGAGAGGCCTgagccgccccacccccaccccgctgctgCCTCCTGCTTCTACCGGCTGACAGCTTCAGGCCTGGGGGGAAGCTGAGGCAGGAGTGGGCCCTGCCCAACTCCAAAACTGTAGGGCCCGGGGTCAGGACCAAGAGACCTAGGTTTGAGTTTGGGGGACCTATGGGGTTCTGCTCCTGCATATATGCCATACACAAAACATGCATATGCccgtaacacacacacacacacacacacacacacacacacacacacacacaccttgcccTGACAGCTAATGGAATTTCTCCTTTAGGCCCGGGTCAGGACCCACGAGGGGGCAGCAAAGAGCAAGCCTCTCAGCTCATCTCAAGCTCTTGGTTCCTGGGGCTTTGGTCCCCTAGGAGGAGAGCCCTGTGgcttccctctgctccccaaaCCCCATGGTCCAAGAAAGTCCTCACTACAACAACACCCTGATTCTCCTGATTGTCCCCCAGCAATCAATGGACACCGTACCTTCTTGGCCATAGGCCGCTTCCCGCCTCAACCACTCCCTAGGCCTCTGCCTCACCTTCTCAGCCCTTTTCCCACCCATCAGCCAGCCCTGGCCACTGAGGCAGACAGTAGATTGGGAATCCAACAATCTTGGGCGAGTCATTTGCCACGCTGACCTTCACACCCTTGTTCTTGAAAGGGAAATGATATTCTCCAAGAATCTCATTCAATGACATGGCATGAAAGCTCCCTGCTAAGTGCTCAGCCAACAGCCAAGCTGccgtcttcctcttcttcccatgTCCTTTCTGTCTCCCCATCGTAGGTCATCCTGGAGGCCTGGGTGAAGGGCGTGAACCCCAAGGGCAACTCCACCAACCCCAGCAACTGGGACTTCGGCAGCAGCTTCTTCTTCGCAGGCACGGTGGTCACCACCATAGGTAGTGGCTGTGGGGAGAAGGGTCCCCCCAACTCCGCTCCCCGACTGTGTTCCCCAGTAGCAGAGACCAGGGTAAGAAAGTGGCTTGACTAGGAGATAGTTCCTAGGAGCCCGAGTAGAGAAGTGGGACAGTGACGTTGGGAAGAAAAGAGGCAGTGAAGTTTGGGGGGTTGAGCAGGTTGGGGCGGAAGGCTCGGCCGCGCTGGGAAGCCCATCTGCACCCCAGCTCCAGAGGCGAGGGTGCTCAGTCCCACGCAGCATCTCCTGCCGTCCCTGGTGCAGACCTGTCCCACGTGCAGCTGTCCTCTAGCACCGGTGCCTGCACAAGGGCCACACACACTCCTGCTACCGGGAAATCTCTGAGAAGTCCAGGGACTTGGAGGGATGATCACTTGCATGTACAGGAACTACTTACCCATCTGTGGGAATCCTCAAGGGTCTTGAGATCACACGCCACTGCCAGTGTCTGCAGAATCCCCCAGTCAGAAAACATGGGTGACCTGCAAGGAAACTCTAGACCCTGAAGAAGCAAGTAGGTCCAATGGCGCACACCTTCCTTGAACtcaagcagcatgcaaggcagactaAAGGGGGTAAGGGTGGGGCTTCAACTTGGATCAGCCagcagaaataaaaactaaagttgGATCAGACCCACGTTCAATGCTCAAGGAGTTTCCAATCCAATAGAGAGGAGTAAGATAAGCACACCAACAACAAAGCAGATCTTTCATCAGATAGGAACAGCCTAAGGACTGTGGGGAATCACACCTCCTTGACAGGAAGAGGGTGCAGTCAGGAGACTTCCTGGAGGTGGTGCCATCTGAAATGGGCCTTTAAAGACCTCTTCTGATGGATGAGCATCTTCTTGTGAGCAGAGGTCATTCTAGCTTGAGGATCCATAAAAATTGCTCTCCCCAGAAGTGGTGGAAGACCACCCTCTGTTAGAGTTGGGGGTCAGGGAAGTCCTTCGGAGCTCTTTCTCCCCATCCTTCTACATGTCCTCCCCCGCAGGATACGGGAACCTGGCGCCCAGCACAGAGGCAGGCCaggtcttctgtgtcttctatgCTCTGGTGGGCATCCCACTCAACGTGATCTTCCTCAACCACCTGGGCACCGGGCTGCGTGCCCACCTGGTCACCTTCCAGAGGTGGGAGGACCAGCCCAGGCGCTCTCAGGTAGGGACAGTCATGCTGAGACCTCTGGCAACTGACAGTGCCATAGGGGCTTGGGGGGGCGGCGGGTAGACAGTTATGGAATAAAGGATTGAGCAGAGGACATGGGTGAAAGCAGGGAAAGCTGGTGTGGGCAGCTCCTTcaggagctcagggcctcacccACCTTCCCTGGGGCAGCCAGGCCTTTAAGCCCCTGCCCCAATCTGGCTGGCCTTTGGGGGCTGCGTCTTGGCAGCCCAGCACTTCTCTGCAGCTGAAAGAAAGCCCAAAGGATCTGGCGGTGGAAGGTTGACTCTTAACGGGGGTCACATGGGcttcttgggggaggggggtcatctCTGTGTCCATCGTGAAACTCCATCACACTTGCTTTTCACGAGTCCATCCAGCCCAATGCCTGGGGCCCACCCCATTGACCACTGGGTCCCTTAAAGATGCTTGTGCAAAAAGGGTAGAGGGATCTGCTCGGTCCCCCACCTGAGGCCCTAGGATGTTTAAGGGTAATTGCCCGAGCCTGAAGGAATGTCCAAATTCTAATTTAACTAAATTCAGATAAGACTAAATTTAGGGCAGGATGATGCACACAGAGATGCCAGCCCCAGCCACGGGTCTGCATGGCCGGAAGGGGCTGAGGAAGGGGGGGGCTCTAACTCAGGCTGAGGTTCAGTCACACTCAGGTTTGCCCCAGACACCCCCCTGACTATGTCCTGGATCTACTCCCTCCCAGCTCCTGCAGCTGTTCGGCCTGGTTCTGTTCCTGGCCCTGGGCACGCTGGCCATCCTCATCTTCCCGCCCATGGTCTTCAGTCACGTGGAGGGCTGGAGCTTCAGCGAGGGTTTCTACTTTGCCTTCGTCACCCTCAGCACCATCGGCTTCGGGGACTACGTGGTCGGTGAGAAAGCAGTCAGCCCCCTCTCTCGGGATGGGGACCACCCTGGTTCAGAGAGATGTCCATGGGGCGGCGAGGGGGCACTCCTGCCGATCCAAGAGCCTGGGGTGTTCTGGCTGCTGCTGAGTCTCGGCAAGTCACGGGGCTGGGACCTGGCCCTTCCTTTCAGGACTCTCTGGGGCAGACCTGGGTCTGAAAGGACTGTCAGGGCCCTCTGGAGTCTGGGGGTGGTTGTTTCCTCAGACCACTGGCATttacccctccccttccctgccagGCACAGACCCCAGCAAGCACTACATCCCGATATACCGGAGCCTGGCGGCCATCTGGATCCTCGTGGGCCTGGCGTGGCTGGCGCTGGTCCTCCCGCTGGGCCCCCTGCTTCTGCGCAGATGTGCCCGCCTGGGGCTCATCAGCTGGAGCCTTGGTCTCAAGGAGGGGAGCACCCCCGAGGCCGATGGGCTCCCCAGGCCTCAGAAGATCCCCATATCTTCATGAGGTCCCCCCCCGCCGGAGCCTCTGGAGCAGCTCCCAGCTTCCCCAGCCCACCCTTTGGATTTCCTGCCCCACCTCTTCCTCTGCCATCTCCAGTCAGAGCCCTGGCCCAGAGCTCTCTGGAGAAAGCAGACAGGAAAGTGCCAGAAAGCACAGAGACAGGGTCCAAGACAGTGTGAGGAGCAAGAGGTGTGCCttgaccccccagccctgcaggagagCTGGCTCAGCCGTCTGCAGCACAGGCTTTGCCTAGctgagccctgagttcaatcccagctcctcctggtcccctgagcaccgcggggagtgactcccaagcgctgagccaggagtagcccctgagaagcagagaaagagagagccagaaAGATTGGAAGCAGCCAGGCTGGCTTCATCACTGTGGCAGGATCCCTGTGGCACTCCCCGGGGGCCTTCTCGGAGCAGCCAGTGCTGGGGACTCGGGCTTGCCTCACTGGCTCTGTGCACACTGTATTTTCCAGGTCCCCACTCTGTGCCGCGAGCTCCAGGCTTCCACACGCACCTAGTGGAGCCTCGGGACTAGATCACAGAGAGGCAGCACCACCCAGGGCCCCGTCTGCTGAGGCAGATCTGTCTGGGGTAGGACAAGGGCCCAGGGCAGTGCCAGACTCGGAGGGGGAAGCAGAGGCTTTGGGGCAGCCCCATGCAAACAGGGTACCTGTCCCCAGGAAGCCAGCTGGCAGCCTTCCCCCTCgtgcctttcccctccctccctcccggccccctactcccctccctccctccctgccccctactCCCCTCACCCCGACACCAACAGCTGCCTGGAAACAGTGTGTGAGTTCTTAGTTGCctaaacactttttttctttctttaaattttctttggtttgggggccacattcagtggtgtcagggcttactcctgggtctgcactcaggaaccactcctagcaggctcgggggaccatatggggtgccggagatcgaacctgggttgctcaggtgcaaggcaaatgccctcccaagtgtcctatcactctggtcccacccATCCACATCTGTTCATACGGCCCCCTGGTCCTCTGCATGAGTCTTGGCGTCCCCCCTGGGAAACCGGAGTGCCAGCAGACCGCAGAGGATGTCCAGAATATCAGCTCTGGGCTTGGGCTCCCCTGGGAgttctctctgcagccccagctCCTGTCAGATCCAGGCATCCCAGGTCCGGGTCGAGGAGTCGGTTGGGGAAGAGTCTCTGTCCTACGTCTCCCTGCCAGGGACTCGGGAGGTGGCCCAGCCAagacccaaaagcagagagggcTCCCCAGGGCGTTGGGGAAGGCTCTGCATGGCCAGACCCCCAGTTACACCCCCCACGTCCAGGTAAGGGGAGAGGCCtggagccctggggaccccccaGGCTGTCCCAGTCTACGTGTAGCAAGTGTGGGGGGCATTGGAGAGCCTCCGTAGCCGCAGGAAATGAACTAGCCCACACCTGCCACCCTCCGGCAGGGGCGAGATGCATGGAGGAGGGTCCGGCCAGTCCTTGGCCAGCGTCCCAGGGTCCAGGGACTTGGGCAGGGCCTGAGACAATAAATTTGGCTGCTTTCTCTTCCCGCTGTGCGCCACAGGCCGTTCCTCCGACGACTGCCCACAGGACTTGCAGGGGGCTGGGCCTTCCCTCCCGCAGCCGGCGGTGGGGCGGGGCCGAGCCCCGCGGCCAGGTCCCTGTGGTCCTGGGATTGGGCGGACGGGTGCGGCCCCTCGGGAGGAACGTGGGCGGAGGCGGGGCGCTGTCTGGAGGGCCGCGGGGCTCCCGCCGCCGTCCCCTGCCTGGACACAGCCCTCGTGCCCCAGGATGCTGAGAGCCGCCCCGGGCAGGGCCCGGTGCCACGCGCTGCCCGCGACGGTGCTGCTGCTCCTCGTCTACCTGGCCTATCTGGCGCTGGGCACCGGCGTCTTCTGGATGCTGGAGGGCCCCGCGGCCATGAACTCCACCGCCAAGTTCGAGCAAGTCCGGAGGGAGCTGCTGCAGGCCTTCCCGTGCCTGGGCGACCCGGCGCTGGACTCGCTGATCCGGGTCAGGGGCGCGcggccaggggcctgggggcgcCTGTCGGGGAAGGGCCCTGGGGGCGCCTGTCGGGCAGAGAGGGGCCAGGGGAGCCTGTCGGGCAGGGAGGAGGCCTGGGGGGGCGTGGGGAAGCCTGAGCCAGGAGCTGGGCAGGGCAGAGTGTCGGTTGGACCGGGCCACTCTTGtgcaggggcgcggggagggtGGGCGGTGGCCCCTGGATCTGAAGAGGACCCCAGGGACACAGTGGCCTGGGGTCGGGGGCAGGAACCCTCAGACCCTGGACCAGGAGGTGATCAAGGCCCTGCGACCCCTTCCCaccgccccgcctcccccacccccatagaaATTCGTGGATGAAGGTGGAGACGGTGGGGGGCGTTGGGCAGTCCGGGTGCCAGGGGCCCACTGCGGGAGTGGGGAGCAGTGGGCCGGAGAGAGGGTCTCAAAGTGTACACACCCAGCTCCAAAAGAAGCGGCCAAGTTACTCGGAGTTTTGGACACCGGGCACTGGGCACTGAGCCCAGCTAGAGGCGGAGCCCGGGGAAGGACCAAAGgaaacatggggggggggggcggggggcagggattGGAAGGTTCTGGGAAACCTCCTGGGGTCCCAGAGAATTCCAGGctggcagggagatggggagggacgTACGGGGGGTGAGAGGCTGGATGGAGGTCCCCTCAGAGTCCGTCCCCACACACCCTGGCCTCAGCATGCTGGTCTGGGAGCTGTTCAGATTTGGGGGGCGGTTACAACTCAGGCCCTGCTTGCTCCTGGCCCCAGACTGCTGCACCCCAGCCTGTAACTCCCAGTCCTGCCTTCCAGACGCTCCCACGCAAAgcaggcagggggcctggggtccaGAGGCCTCCCAGAGTGGCCCTGGGCCAGCAGCAGAGCAGTCTGTGTGGGAAggtcagggagggggctggggtggaggcagaggcccaccccgcccccacacacacacacacacgtgccccAGCCCCAGCGTCACTGTGATGGTGAGCCTCCTGCAGCCTGCAGAAGACAGTGACTGCTGCCACTAGATCAGGGAGCCCTTGGGTGCCACTGCTGTGTACCTAGTACCTAGCACTGTTcctgcagggatggggtggggtgggggagtgtctCAGCTCCAGCTGGACAGACGAATCAATGCTAGTGGTTGATATGCTTGCGTCCCATCGGGTCAGAGACCAAGAGAACCACACCCAGCGTGCCATGTAGACACTCCTACACTAGCTCCCTGACCCCATTCTTGGCATTTTAATCTATGTCAATTcactcccacctgcctctgtccTACGCACTGTTGCCATCATCCCCATTACAGAGATGatgaaactgaggcccagggcatGGTCCTGTTAGCCTCACAAGCAGTGTTAATGTAGCTTGCGGAGGCATCTCTGCTGAGATGCCCTCTCAGCCTGCACACtcctcccatacacacacacacacacacacccctcctgctGCTCCGGCCCAGCTGTGATCCCTTCCTCGAGCCTGGGACTGGCTGCCATCTGCAGGATTAGCTCTCCCACGAGACCCAGACACTTTTCTGGTGGCTTCCTGGAGGGTGTCaatccccacaccccagccctgcccaagaATGAATGTTCTTCCTCCTCTCAGCCCTGCGCCACCccaacacacatgcatgcacgtgcgcatgcacgcacgcacacacacacacacacacacacctgtcaaAATTTTGGGTCAGTGGTCACATCCACTCCCACTACAAGGGGTCTCAAAGGCTCCGTCCCTCCTCACACCTGACGGCCTGAGGTGGCCCAGTTTTCCAGTttcttctctgtccctccctgcccctcatcCAAGGTGTCCATTGTGCtcactccatctctctccctctgactgccACACAGAGGCCTGGCCCTGAGGCCCTTTGCTCAGTGATTGCGGGCAGGGGTGAGTAGAACCTGCCACTCTGCCCCGGCATCACTGAGCCCCCGCGGCCTGGGTCCCCTCTGCCTTTCAGCTTCCCCTTCCAGGcaccttttgttcctgctggtcCATCATCTAGCTAAATGTCCTTCCCTCTGGAACCGTCTGATCCAACCCAGGGAAGACCTTCAGGCAGCTTTCCCAGCCCACCCCATCAGAGCAAACACCTTGTCATTATCCTACTACGTCATGTAGCAATAGTGCAGATAGGAGCATGGCATTGCCCTGTGCCAGCTGCGGCTCTGAGTTCACACGCATGCCTCACTCCCTCTCACCAGACCTCTGAAGCCTGGTGGAACTAAAAGGGAGTCGGCGAGGAAAGAATCTTTATTGTAGAGGTgaggagataggacaggggtaaggccttacacacagctgactagggttcaatccccaacaccctatatgatctagtactaccaggagtgatccctgagcacagagccaagagtaagtccctgagcacaactgggcatgaccccaaaacaaaacaacaacaaaaagaatctgGAGGTCTCAGAGGGCCCCGAGATTAGTGGAGCTTCACAAGGGCACCAGAAGGATGCATGTTCCGTATAGACACAGAGGACCCAGGCGAGGAGGGAAGAGCCCTCTCCTTTACTGGGTCTGGTGTTCCTActttacaaataaggaaactgaggcacaaggaAGCTGGGTAGGGCAGAGGGTAagctactcctagtggtgctcagaggattctCTCAGCATGTCCCTTGGAGGTGAGagcctgcagtgcttgggagaccatgagaTTCTGGGGAGCAGACCCGGGCTGCACACCAGCCCTCTCTGCGCAGTCTGCAGGGGGCTCCCTGAGCCTGCCCGGAAGTGGAGTGTTTAGCCCATTCTCATACCGCCGCAAGCCTTAATGTGCAGAGCTGCGGGCTTGCACTGTGGTGGAGTCTGTTAGGGCTGTCTCCGTTGTGTCCCCATCCTCTGCAGCCCAAGCTGCAGGAGTAGCTGTGCCCAGGAGGAAGCAAATGGAGGCATTCTTCCAGTCGTAAGATCCACACTGCACGGTTCCAGGGTACAGAGTGGGGGGAacattccccctgcccccagggagcCCTGGGCCAGCTGCGACACACCACAGTCATGAGGGTTGTCACTGAGTCTGCAGGCCTGTGTATGCATGCGTGTATGCACTTGTACATGCATGTGCACCTGTGTGCAAATGTATGTGGGTgcctgtgtacatgcatgtgtgtgtctgtttatatacCCGAGTGTGCATTTGGCTGTTTCTGCACACATGTATGTGCCTTTGCATgcttttgtgtgtgcctgtgtctgcatAGGTCTGTGTGCATGACTGTGTGTGAATACCGCAGGGTCAAATTGCCCCCCAGAGCCTGGTGGTCACTGCAGCCTCTCCTCCAGGACATCGTCCAAGAGTACAAAAGAGGGACGCTCGCTCTTAGCAACACCACCAGCATGGGACGCTGGGAGTTCGTGGGCTCCTTCTTCTTTTCCGtgtccaccatcaccaccattggtaagagcaggagggggcaggggtgtgtggcGCTGGGAGGGGGGCAGCCTCCCTGAGGGACAGGACCTCTCAGGAGCAGAGTCTCGGGCCCTGCGGACCACACCCACCAGGCTCTGCAGCACCAGCCCCAGAGTTTGGTCCGAGAAGCATGCTCCAGGGGACTTCTCAGGAGACAGCCGAGAGGGGCAGCAGTGTAGACCTCCCACTTTCATaaatcccccccaccacacacggccctccccagcactgcgcACGGGGCTACCCAGGTGAGGGGTGGGGCTTGAGGGGAAactgggaaggaaagaggagcagACGCTACTGGAACCGACTCGCCCTTGTTCCCAGACTATGGAGggagggggtcattcctggaggcaTCTCCTCAGCTCACCGAGGTCCCCGTGTCCCTTGCACTCTTCACCACACCCTCCTCTGTCACTCACAGAGACGCTGGGACAgatttctcttctgtttctccGCACGGTCAgggagggggggcggtggggtggcagggaaggAAAGGACAGGAGCGGGGCCGGGCGaagccaccccccaccgccctgcCTGTAGGCCCTGCCTGTCTCCGGAGGTGCCACCAGGTGGCAGGCCAAGCCTGCTGGTGGCTTGCGCTCCCTCGGGCACCTCTCAGGGAGACCAGCTGCGgcctcccagccctgcagcccacctCTCTGTGAAACCAGTTCGTGCTTCTCCAGGTGTCTGACTCCACGGGGACCATAGGAGCCCCACACCGTGAGACAAGCATCCGGGAGCCCCGGCGCCTTTCACCCAGGGTGGAAAGCCTGTGTCCAGTGATGGGCTCTCACAATGCCTTCGTACCCATTACTGACCTACAGAGCACGCTCACGGGGGCtgagcccacctcctccccaccctctggcCTGGGCCGCCAAACTCAGAGTCCACAGTATCCTCCCAGCACTTCCGTTCCTGGCCGAGactccccccgcacacacacacagcatcctccccactccctcctccctcgAGGCTGTCCCAGCCAGCTCTGAGACGGGAAAGGCGAACCTctgatccccaaacacacacacacccacatgcagacacacatacagtCCTCACAACTCATGCTCCAACACAGCCACATGCAtccacacagactcacacacgcATACCTACtcacatgcatatatgtgcacatacacacagtatTCACAACACACATATCCACAGCACATACTCTACACTCatgtacatatgtgcacatatgcactTAAGCACTCGCACATGTGTATATCCACTCACATAAACGGGCACTGtttcacatacacattcacacagagactccagggtcctctgagcatagagcagaGTGCTGTCCCCGTGGTCCTCCTGTTCCCTCGGGAGGCAGGGCTTTCCACACCCTAAAGGAATTGGGTTCTAGAAGAACAAAGCTCCTCTTGAGCCTTGGGACAGGCCTGCAGCCACATGGCTCATGTTCAAACTTCATCCCAGTTTGCTTCTTTGCGCACCCCTCTCTCCACTGACTCGATCCCACCAGGGTAGTTGGCAATTCCGGGTGTGTTCGAGCAAACCAGCAAGCCCCTGCCACGGGGAGACTGAGAGTCAAGTGTGGGGCACATCTGGTAGAGGATCAGGTGCTGGAGAATCCTCTGGTAAGGGGTCTGAATAACAAGGCTGATCGGGGTCATGTGGGCGAGGCCACCCCTGTCTGATACAGCTCTGTGGCCAAGATGTGACGGAAATAAggagcaaggagaaagagactcACTCTCTCGGCAGCAAGTGTCCTGGGGCAGAGCGTGGCCAGGGCATCTGAAGGACTTGAGAAGGTTCTGGTAGCTGGAGAGGGCTGAGAAGAGAGTGGGGCTGAGTTCAGAGGTGCTGGGACCCGCCCACAGAGACTGGGGAGGGCCCTTGAAGGGAGGTTTGGGCCGGGCGGAGGGTAGAGCAGAAGAGGTGCTGGAGACTGCTGACGTGAGAGGCTCCATGGGCCCGTGGGGGCTGGCTGGGAAAAGTCTCCTGGATGTCAGGCCGAGAGAGTCCTTCCAGGGACAAGATGGTGGGCCGTGGGGGCATCCACATGTGGGGAAGGGGCCTCAGtgaggggagggtggagaggTGACTGACAAACACGGGGCTTTTTTTCTGGGAACTGAAGAAGAGGGGAAGAATCTACCTTCCCCTGTCCTCTTGGAGGAGGAAACTAGAAGTGAGTAAGATGTGTGTGGCTCCTGGGAGGCCCATGGTGTCCCCAGACTCAAAGCCGAGCCAGCCGGCGGCACTGGCCGATACCACAGCTGGGAGGCGTCTgtatgcggcccacctgggttcgatcctcagcatcccatatgttccccaggaaacgccaggagtaatttctgagtgcagagtccggactaacccctgagcatctctgggtgtgaccaaagaaagaaaaaaaagaaaaaaatcaagtcgGGTCAGCAGCAGCTACAATGTTTCCTTCGTCCATCCACTCAGCAGACGCTTATGGCGGCTGGTGCTTGAGGGTCTCTTTCCCATCCGTAGCGCATCTCCAAGTGCCTCCATTCAGGCTCgactgccctcccctcctccggGTGCTAAGGGACGgaggcccctgagcccctccaagaggGAGAGTGATAACAGTGCAGTACACaaggagtggggagtgggggtagAGGAGGGTCCGGCTGTGTTAGGAAGTGGTACGGACAGGGTGTAGTCCCACTAGCACTCCCGCATGGCTCATTCATCCAGTGTGTGCTCACTCAGCACACACGCAGGGAATCTCTGCTGCCAGTCCTGAGCAGCTACTGAGAACGGAGAGATGGTTAGGGTCCAGCCCTTCCTCTCGTGGGGCCCTAGGGTGCGGGGGACAGGCAGACAGGAAAGCAACGCCTTTTGATGCAGCAGGCTCCCTCCCATCCCTGCAGGGTACCGGAGGTGACACCAGCAGGGCAGGACTTG
Coding sequences within:
- the KCNK16 gene encoding potassium channel subfamily K member 16; protein product: MPPTRLCGCWGGRALPLLLAYVCYLLLGASIFQLLEKEAESNSRDQFQVEKLHFLKNYTCLDQRALEQFVEVILEAWVKGVNPKGNSTNPSNWDFGSSFFFAGTVVTTIGYGNLAPSTEAGQVFCVFYALVGIPLNVIFLNHLGTGLRAHLVTFQRWEDQPRRSQLLQLFGLVLFLALGTLAILIFPPMVFSHVEGWSFSEGFYFAFVTLSTIGFGDYVVGTDPSKHYIPIYRSLAAIWILVGLAWLALVLPLGPLLLRRCARLGLISWSLGLKEGSTPEADGLPRPQKIPISS